The following are encoded together in the Babylonia areolata isolate BAREFJ2019XMU chromosome 30, ASM4173473v1, whole genome shotgun sequence genome:
- the LOC143275358 gene encoding ubiquitin-associated domain-containing protein 2-like gives MLSVTGPAGFYQTPVNKFLLGLSLSSSLALMFPLHQYRHLCTYSYDLVIERGEYWRMLTSKVAFLDIKDIVLCCMLIYNFRFLERRFGSRKYASYLLGVSVFTMLLEVGALLLCQCLDLKLSPLPSGPFCLVFPQFVQFFLMIPRVAASTIMGVPVTGKTFTYILGLQVASGTAECRLVALCAVTAGLLWQHNFLKVQSIIFVPEFVSRTTDRLAGWLFRSARPTNLDSPIGATLELQRQERLERMEEQMLAAAMRNSALGANGAGVGMMRPQPLNLANGPGIFGNFLRSAGIHRGSSADTQHSPVSEEQVQRLIEMGFSDDSVRRALRVADNDISRATAVLLQEAS, from the exons ATGTTGTCAGTAACCGGTCCCGCCGGGTTTT ACCAGACCCCAGTGAACAAATTTCTGTTGGGCCTGTCGCTGTCCTCTTCTCTGGCTCTGATGTTTCCTCTGCATCAGTACAGACACCTTTGTACATACAGCTACGACCTGGTCATTGAGCGCGGCGAG TACTGGAGAATGCTGACCTCAAAGGTGGCCTTCCTTGACATCAAAGACATTGTTTTGTGCTGCATGCTCATCTACAATTTCCGCTTCTTGGAGCGACGCTTTGGATCACGCAAATACGCT TCGTACCTGCTGGGCGTGTCTGTCTTCACCATGCTCCTGGAGGTTGGTGCTCTACTCTTGTGTCAGTGCTTGGACCTCAAGTTATCTCCCTTGCCTTCAGGGCC GTTTTGCCTGGTGTTCCCCCAGTTTGTGCAGTTCTTCCTCATGATACCCCGGGTGGCTGCCTCCACAATCATGGGTGTCCCTGTCACCGGCAAAACCTTCACCTATATACTGGGCCTACAG GTTGCCAGCGGAACTGCAGAATGCAGACTGGTAGCGCTATGTGCAGTG ACGGCAGGCTTACTATGGCAGCACAATTTCCTCAAAGTCCAGTCTATCATCTTTGTACCGGAATTCGTCTCCCGCACAACCGACAGACTGGCCGGCTGGCTGTTTCGCTCGGCCCGGCCCACGAACCTGGATTCTCCGATCGGAGCGACGCTGGAGCTTCAGCGACAGGAGAGGTTGGAGAGAATGGAGGAGCAGATGCTGGCGGCGGCGATGCGGAACTCCGCGCTCGGGGCGAACGGGGCGGGCGTTGGCATGATGCGGCCTCAGCCTTTG AACTTGGCGAACGGCCCTGGCATATTTGGCAATTTTCTCCGCAGTGCTGGGATACACAGGGGCAGTTCTGCAG acacacagcacagcccagtgTCTGAAGAGCAG GTCCAGCGCTTGATAGAGATGGGCTTCAGTGACGACAGCGTGAGGCGAGCTCTGCGTGTGGCAGACAACGACATCAGCCGCGCCACAGCCGTTCTGCTGCAAGAGGCGTCGTAA